In a single window of the Litorilituus sediminis genome:
- the surE gene encoding 5'/3'-nucleotidase SurE: protein MKILLSNDDGVHALGIKVLHQELAKHFDVSVVAPDRNCSGASNSLTLLNPLRAQELDNGFVSVNGTPTDSVHLGLSQLLCDVELVVAGINKGANLGDDTLYSGTVAAATEGRHMGMPAIAVSLVGKYEKNYETAAIVTAKVIHRLTSHPLAADQILNINVPDIPLSELKGIKVTRLGHRHKAESMQKMQDPWQRDIYWYGLLGQELDGGEGTDFHAVANGYASVTPLTVDMTAYQSIDEMKDWISELKL, encoded by the coding sequence ATGAAAATTCTTTTAAGTAATGATGATGGCGTTCATGCCTTAGGCATTAAAGTTTTACATCAGGAATTGGCAAAACATTTTGACGTGTCAGTGGTTGCCCCTGATAGAAATTGTAGTGGCGCGAGTAATTCACTGACCTTGTTAAATCCGCTTAGGGCACAAGAACTTGATAATGGCTTTGTTTCTGTTAATGGCACGCCGACTGACTCTGTTCACTTAGGGCTTAGCCAGTTGCTTTGTGATGTTGAGCTTGTTGTAGCAGGGATAAATAAAGGCGCTAATCTTGGTGACGATACCCTCTATTCTGGCACAGTTGCAGCAGCAACAGAGGGACGTCATATGGGCATGCCTGCAATAGCTGTATCGCTTGTTGGCAAGTATGAAAAAAACTATGAAACGGCGGCAATTGTAACTGCTAAAGTGATTCACAGATTAACGTCTCACCCCTTAGCTGCTGATCAGATCTTAAATATCAATGTACCCGATATTCCCCTGAGTGAATTAAAAGGCATTAAGGTGACGCGTTTAGGCCATAGGCATAAAGCGGAAAGTATGCAAAAAATGCAAGACCCATGGCAGCGAGATATTTATTGGTATGGTTTATTAGGACAAGAGCTTGATGGTGGTGAAGGTACTGATTTTCATGCTGTTGCCAATGGCTATGCCTCAGTTACTCCGTTAACCGTTGATATGACTGCATATCAAAGCATAGATGAAATGAAAGATTGGATCAGTGAGCTTAAGTTATGA
- the truD gene encoding tRNA pseudouridine(13) synthase TruD, translating to MTTEFAYLYGKPKSSGLLRSQMSDFKVFEQLPFSPCGEGEHLYIYIRKTGANTVFVARELAKYFQVKEQLVSYAGLKDRFAVTEQWFAVHLPGKQTYDLSDVNIEGVEVLSFQRHNKKLRTGALSGNRFELTLRKVTELNALAKRWQEITQGGVPNYFGEQRFGIDGGNIARAEALFAGTKVKDKKKRGIYLSAARSYLFNQIVEQRIKQNNFNQPLVGDVMMLAGSQSVFKLAEVDEEINQRFREHDIDITAPMWGAGELLTLAEPKELEQNVADQNMSFCQGLAKFGLKQERRRIRLVISDADIDLVVDDQEQDSTVKVSFFLPAGCYATTVLRELVNYQDMTQRVQAKEAEKH from the coding sequence ATGACCACTGAATTTGCTTACCTATATGGTAAGCCTAAATCTTCTGGCTTATTACGTAGCCAAATGAGTGATTTTAAAGTATTTGAACAATTACCATTTTCACCGTGCGGCGAAGGGGAACACCTGTATATTTATATTCGAAAAACAGGCGCTAATACTGTCTTTGTTGCTCGTGAGTTAGCAAAATACTTTCAAGTTAAAGAGCAGCTGGTCTCTTATGCGGGTCTTAAAGATCGCTTTGCTGTTACCGAGCAGTGGTTTGCAGTACACCTGCCGGGCAAGCAAACTTACGACTTATCAGATGTAAATATTGAAGGTGTTGAGGTACTTAGTTTTCAGCGCCATAACAAAAAACTAAGAACAGGTGCGCTGAGTGGTAATCGCTTTGAATTAACTTTACGAAAGGTCACTGAGTTAAACGCCTTAGCAAAGCGCTGGCAGGAGATAACACAAGGCGGCGTACCCAACTACTTTGGTGAGCAACGTTTTGGTATTGATGGCGGTAATATTGCACGGGCTGAAGCGTTATTTGCTGGCACTAAAGTAAAAGATAAGAAAAAGCGTGGTATTTATCTTTCAGCTGCGCGCTCTTATCTTTTTAATCAAATTGTTGAGCAGCGCATTAAACAAAATAACTTTAATCAGCCGTTAGTAGGCGATGTCATGATGCTTGCGGGTAGCCAGTCTGTTTTTAAGCTAGCTGAAGTTGATGAAGAAATTAATCAACGTTTTCGCGAACATGATATTGATATAACCGCACCTATGTGGGGCGCTGGCGAGTTGCTGACTTTAGCTGAGCCAAAGGAGCTTGAGCAAAACGTGGCCGATCAAAATATGAGTTTTTGCCAAGGCTTAGCAAAGTTTGGTTTAAAGCAGGAAAGAAGGCGTATTCGCTTAGTGATATCGGATGCGGACATTGATCTTGTTGTTGATGACCAAGAACAAGACAGTACGGTTAAAGTAAGTTTTTTCCTGCCTGCGGGCTGTTATGCCACCACAGTGTTACGTGAGCTAGTTAATTATCAAGATATGACACAAAGGGTACAAGCGAAAGAGGCTGAAAAGCACTAA
- the ispF gene encoding 2-C-methyl-D-erythritol 2,4-cyclodiphosphate synthase — MRIGHGFDVHKFGGQGPLVLAGVEVPFEQGFIAHSDGDVAIHALCDAILGALCLADIGNHFPDTDGQYENISSRILLRHVVSLMQEKGYQIGNIDLTIVAQAPKVSPFLQEMRATLAEELLCDIEQVNVKATTTERLGYTGRKEGVAAHCVVLLTVQDSAMPPADEVQHI; from the coding sequence ATGCGGATAGGGCACGGGTTTGATGTACACAAATTTGGCGGTCAAGGGCCATTAGTTCTTGCGGGTGTAGAAGTTCCGTTTGAGCAAGGGTTTATTGCACATTCTGATGGCGATGTGGCTATTCATGCTTTATGTGATGCTATTTTAGGAGCATTGTGTTTGGCTGATATAGGTAATCACTTTCCTGATACCGATGGCCAATATGAGAATATTTCCAGCCGAATCTTATTACGTCATGTGGTTAGCTTAATGCAAGAAAAAGGTTATCAAATTGGTAATATTGATTTAACTATTGTTGCGCAAGCTCCTAAAGTATCACCATTTTTGCAGGAGATGCGTGCCACCTTAGCTGAAGAACTGCTCTGTGATATTGAGCAAGTTAACGTTAAAGCAACCACTACTGAGCGCTTAGGCTACACCGGCCGAAAAGAAGGTGTCGCTGCACACTGCGTGGTATTATTAACCGTTCAAGACTCTGCTATGCCACCGGCAGATGAAGTACAGCATATATAG
- the ispD gene encoding 2-C-methyl-D-erythritol 4-phosphate cytidylyltransferase, whose amino-acid sequence MQANCPKQYLEINGKSILHHTVTRLLSHPNISHVVLALGHEDQYFAESELATHPDIVRVDGGKERVHSVLNALHAIDVDEYPWVLVHDAARPCVSHQDIDALIECCFTLEQGGLLAAPVRDTMKRGYQQQGDTCVKHTVEREQLWHALTPQMYKTNELKQAIEQALANDLTITDESSAIELAQLPSHLVLGSSENIKITHPDDLALAEFYLNRQSENLSKGKSSKNENL is encoded by the coding sequence ATGCAAGCAAACTGCCCTAAGCAGTACTTAGAAATAAACGGTAAAAGCATTCTCCACCATACGGTAACACGACTTTTATCGCACCCTAATATTAGCCATGTTGTTTTAGCATTAGGTCATGAAGATCAGTACTTTGCTGAGTCTGAATTGGCAACACACCCTGATATAGTCCGAGTTGATGGCGGTAAAGAGCGAGTTCATTCTGTTTTAAACGCTTTACATGCAATTGATGTAGATGAATATCCATGGGTGTTGGTTCATGATGCGGCAAGACCTTGTGTTAGCCATCAAGATATCGATGCGCTTATTGAATGCTGTTTTACCTTAGAGCAAGGCGGCCTATTGGCTGCGCCTGTTCGAGATACCATGAAGCGTGGTTATCAACAGCAAGGCGATACTTGCGTTAAGCATACCGTAGAGCGGGAACAGCTTTGGCATGCACTGACCCCGCAAATGTATAAAACCAATGAGCTAAAGCAAGCAATTGAGCAAGCCTTGGCAAATGATCTGACAATAACGGATGAATCATCAGCCATTGAATTGGCACAATTACCTAGCCACTTGGTGCTAGGGAGCAGTGAGAATATAAAAATTACTCACCCTGATGATTTAGCCTTAGCTGAATTTTATTTAAATAGACAAAGTGAGAACTTATCTAAGGGTAAGTCATCAAAGAATGAGAATTTATAA
- the ftsB gene encoding cell division protein FtsB, which yields MRAFTAILFVLFSLLQYRLWFGKNSVPDYLALKEDVARQQAANEKLRQRNKLLYADTDDLKLGVEAIEERARNELGMIKENETFFRIIPKDKIKQKETP from the coding sequence ATGCGCGCCTTTACCGCAATATTGTTTGTGCTTTTTTCTTTATTGCAATACCGACTTTGGTTCGGTAAAAACAGTGTGCCTGATTACCTAGCATTAAAAGAAGATGTAGCGCGCCAACAGGCTGCCAATGAAAAGTTAAGACAGCGAAATAAACTCTTGTATGCTGACACCGACGATTTAAAACTTGGTGTTGAAGCAATCGAAGAGCGAGCTCGAAACGAGCTTGGTATGATCAAAGAGAACGAAACATTTTTTCGCATCATTCCCAAAGATAAAATTAAACAAAAGGAAACACCTTAG
- a CDS encoding beta-ketoacyl-ACP synthase III, producing the protein MMSVVISGTGLFTPPESISNDELVQCFNEYVERFNQENHQAIAAGELEALSPSDSAFIEKASGIKSRYVMAKKHILDVNTMAPRFVERANDELSMQAEIGVKAAKQALEAANKSVDDIDLIIVACAYTQRSYPAMAIEIQQALGCGGWAFDMLVACSAATFGIINAANAIRSGTAKTVLVINPEILSPQINYRDRDSHFIFGDVATASVIEDETTATSEHVFKIIAEQPITQFSNNIRSNIGYTNVCTPETALAADKFFIQQGRKVFKEVLPMVSNLIAEQMSKLALAPQDIKRLYLHQANINMNNFIAKKVLARDPLPEEAPIILDEYANTSSAGCIIALHKHKQGLVSGDKAVLCSFGAGYSACCLLLEYM; encoded by the coding sequence ATTATGTCTGTGGTCATTAGTGGAACCGGGTTGTTTACACCACCTGAAAGTATTTCAAACGATGAATTAGTTCAGTGCTTTAATGAGTACGTTGAAAGATTTAATCAAGAAAATCATCAAGCTATTGCAGCGGGTGAACTTGAAGCGCTTTCACCGTCAGATAGTGCTTTTATTGAAAAGGCTTCAGGGATCAAAAGCCGCTATGTTATGGCGAAAAAGCATATTTTAGACGTTAACACTATGGCACCGCGCTTTGTTGAGCGCGCTAATGATGAATTGTCTATGCAAGCTGAAATTGGCGTAAAGGCGGCAAAGCAGGCGCTAGAGGCGGCGAATAAAAGTGTTGATGATATAGATTTAATTATTGTCGCTTGTGCTTATACGCAGCGTTCATATCCTGCCATGGCGATTGAAATTCAACAAGCACTTGGCTGTGGTGGTTGGGCATTTGATATGCTAGTTGCCTGTTCAGCGGCAACTTTTGGTATTATCAATGCCGCCAATGCGATTCGCAGCGGCACAGCAAAAACAGTCTTAGTGATTAATCCTGAAATACTTTCGCCACAAATTAATTACCGCGATCGTGATAGCCACTTTATTTTTGGTGATGTTGCTACGGCAAGTGTTATTGAAGATGAAACAACGGCAACTAGTGAACATGTTTTTAAAATCATTGCTGAGCAACCAATAACGCAGTTTTCTAATAATATTCGCAGCAATATCGGTTATACCAATGTTTGTACACCAGAGACAGCTTTAGCAGCAGATAAGTTCTTTATTCAGCAGGGGCGAAAAGTATTTAAAGAAGTACTCCCTATGGTAAGTAATTTAATTGCTGAACAAATGAGTAAACTGGCATTAGCTCCTCAAGATATTAAGCGTTTGTATTTGCATCAAGCCAATATCAACATGAATAACTTTATTGCTAAAAAAGTACTAGCACGAGATCCTTTACCTGAAGAAGCGCCAATCATTCTAGATGAATATGCTAATACCAGCTCAGCGGGTTGTATTATTGCATTGCACAAGCATAAACAAGGCTTAGTCTCAGGTGATAAAGCGGTATTATGCTCTTTTGGTGCTGGCTATTCTGCTTGTTGTTTACTGCTAGAATATATGTAA
- a CDS encoding ABC transporter permease has protein sequence MNLSRFLAVFKARNIEFFRDKSSLGWNLFFPVLLLVGMSLIFSGDGRSAYKVGIISEQDQVLGHAFTQTRFIDFINYQGLDEAKAKLNRHALDLLVDFDNKQYWINELSSKSYLVEKIFLSEQQDFQRLVTIGKSIRYVDWVLPGVLGMNMMFSCLFGVGYVIVRYRKNSVLKRLKATPLSAFEFVSAQLLSRLFIVMFMSSVVYLGCNFLFDFFMLGSYWDLLVIGALGGFSLISLGLLVACRSKSEELIGGLLNMASWPMMLLSGVWFSLEGAPEPLKVLADFLPLTHLVAGARKVITEGATLADISYHVNILLLMSALFLLLGSYFFSWNTER, from the coding sequence ATGAATTTAAGTCGTTTTTTGGCGGTATTTAAAGCGCGAAACATAGAGTTTTTTCGAGATAAATCTTCACTGGGTTGGAACTTGTTTTTCCCCGTATTACTACTGGTTGGTATGTCACTTATCTTTTCTGGAGATGGTCGCTCTGCCTATAAAGTTGGCATAATTAGTGAACAAGACCAAGTGCTTGGGCATGCTTTTACTCAAACGCGCTTTATTGATTTTATTAACTATCAAGGTTTAGATGAAGCTAAGGCTAAATTAAACAGACATGCGCTGGACTTACTGGTTGATTTTGACAATAAGCAGTATTGGATTAATGAGCTGTCGTCAAAAAGTTACTTGGTTGAGAAAATTTTTCTATCAGAGCAGCAAGATTTTCAGCGTTTAGTCACCATAGGGAAGAGTATTCGCTATGTTGACTGGGTTTTACCGGGTGTTTTAGGGATGAATATGATGTTTAGCTGTCTGTTTGGTGTCGGTTACGTCATTGTTCGCTATCGTAAAAATTCGGTATTAAAGCGCTTAAAAGCAACGCCTCTGTCAGCATTTGAGTTTGTCTCAGCTCAGTTATTGTCGCGACTATTTATTGTCATGTTTATGTCGTCTGTGGTGTATCTCGGTTGTAATTTCTTATTTGATTTTTTCATGCTAGGTAGTTATTGGGATTTACTAGTAATAGGTGCTTTAGGTGGTTTTTCTTTGATTAGCCTAGGTTTATTAGTGGCTTGTCGCAGTAAAAGTGAAGAATTGATTGGCGGTTTACTGAATATGGCGTCCTGGCCAATGATGTTGTTATCTGGCGTTTGGTTTAGTTTAGAAGGTGCACCTGAGCCGTTAAAAGTACTTGCTGACTTTTTGCCGTTAACGCATTTGGTTGCTGGCGCGAGAAAAGTGATAACAGAAGGCGCTACGCTGGCTGATATTAGTTATCACGTGAATATTTTACTGCTGATGAGTGCGCTATTTTTACTGTTAGGCTCTTATTTCTTTAGTTGGAATACCGAGCGCTAG
- a CDS encoding ABC transporter ATP-binding protein, which translates to MSAAISVQGLSKHYQEVRAVDNVSFEVQQGHCFGLLGPNGAGKTTTIEIMEGIISATSGQVLYQGKAVDKHISQQIGIQFQHTALQDFLTVKETLNLFASFYDKTLPQETLIEICDLSDFLNRDNRLLSGGQRQRLLLALALINDPQIVFLDEPTTGLDPHARRNFWQLIKNIKAKNKTIILTTHYMDEAEQLCDDIVIMDKGKIIETGTPHQLLSKHFQEVFIYLPLAQVDPALIEQHGWCVLSDRIEISSGNVEQTLALLMQNKVPLDGLHVKSANLDDLFLKLTGHSLQS; encoded by the coding sequence ATGAGTGCAGCAATATCTGTTCAAGGCTTGAGTAAACATTATCAAGAAGTTCGTGCTGTAGATAATGTTAGCTTTGAAGTTCAGCAAGGTCATTGTTTTGGTCTTTTAGGGCCAAATGGCGCAGGAAAAACAACTACCATTGAAATAATGGAAGGCATTATAAGCGCGACCTCTGGTCAGGTTTTATATCAAGGAAAAGCAGTCGATAAGCATATTTCACAACAAATTGGTATTCAGTTTCAGCATACCGCATTGCAAGATTTTTTAACGGTAAAAGAAACCTTGAATTTATTTGCATCGTTTTATGATAAAACCTTGCCGCAAGAAACCTTAATTGAGATCTGTGATTTAAGTGATTTTTTAAATCGAGATAATCGCTTGTTATCTGGCGGTCAAAGACAGCGATTGTTATTGGCACTGGCGTTAATTAATGATCCTCAAATAGTCTTTTTAGATGAGCCAACCACAGGTTTAGATCCTCATGCGCGCCGAAATTTTTGGCAATTGATAAAAAACATTAAAGCGAAAAATAAAACCATAATATTAACAACGCATTACATGGATGAAGCCGAGCAGTTATGTGATGATATTGTCATTATGGATAAAGGCAAGATCATAGAAACGGGAACGCCACATCAATTATTAAGCAAACATTTTCAAGAAGTATTTATTTATTTGCCACTTGCTCAAGTTGATCCTGCCCTGATTGAGCAGCATGGTTGGTGCGTTTTATCTGATCGCATTGAAATAAGTAGTGGTAATGTTGAGCAAACGCTTGCCTTATTAATGCAGAATAAAGTACCACTTGATGGCTTACACGTTAAGTCTGCAAATTTAGATGACTTATTTTTAAAGTTAACCGGTCATTCGCTACAATCTTAA